Proteins co-encoded in one Triplophysa dalaica isolate WHDGS20190420 chromosome 16, ASM1584641v1, whole genome shotgun sequence genomic window:
- the map7d3 gene encoding ensconsin isoform X6 encodes MAEGATSLKGLRAQMAAQAQAQAEERRSQAGNSPTPTGPANTTKSQTRPVIDGAALRIDDKIRVAKERREEQEKQQALRDSQILERERRTRLQVERQMEEKQKKLDEQRRKEEQRRVAVEEKRKQKLEEEKEHYEAVMRRTLERSQRVEQRQKRWSWGGLSDSDNKNGQTDSGSTSSPVAIVISPASPVTRPPRSQTSQDKRSTSTMNLKQTDSVINKRLSSSSATLLNSPEKTRRSLAAPVDSAVLSRLLTPTQASLARSKSAAALSGEGSDVQEFHLCPRSASASQLHPPARPLRSRSSDRKKGPTTSASADAISDMTEKVEKEKRYTSPLGKRPASPSRRHRSPSPAPPANTLPRAPSPGAAKQSPRSRPPSPSGLKQRPPSPQPSATSKPPPIQKPALTPTGPPTLRKRDSKPKDTSPMMPVTPQSPETTAPSPVPTAKTKEESNPKALPGTNSAAEASKILAENRRLAREQKEKEEQLRIQKEEEERLRKEEEKRQAEEDRLRREEEEKRLAEERKVEEEEQAQKAEEERKQAELEELQIQAELQKEREETEAKALEEAEKQRQERERIMQQNQQERIERKKRIDEIMKRTRKTDQTDFKGDEGIPDENGDDADDEIDCENKENQAFASEKSVESVEEPVSSLNGQTHLDSKENSIGPNTEDPSMDSPPPKSCLMEGSEFVNEDSTVDVVAGLNGKGGPWSFEELIDLGVHAKSKPLIDDGSPEGPRVAFEEKTSSIHPIPPIEALSEM; translated from the exons CTGCGCAAGCGCAGGCGCAGGCAGAAGAACGGCGCAGTCAGGCAGGGAACAGCCCAACGCCTACAGGTCCAGCCAACACAACAAAGAGCCAGACAAGGCCAG TCATTGATGGGGCAGCCCTCAGAATAGACGACAAAATCCGAGTGGCcaaagagagaagagaagagcaGGAGAAGCAACAAG CATTGCGCGACTCCCAGATCCTGGAGCGAGAGCGCAGGACCCGGCTACAGGTGGAGAGACAGATGGAAGAGAAGCAGAAGAAGCTGGATGAGCAGCGGAGAAAGGAGGAACAGAGGAGAGTTGCGGTGGAGGAGAAGAGGAAACAGAAATTAGAGGAAGAAAAG GAACACTATGAAGCTGTGATGAGACGCACACTGGAGCGTAGCCAGCGAGTAGAGCAGAGACAGAAGAGGTGGTCCTGGGGTGGACTCTCAGATTCAGACAACAAAAACG GACAGACTGACAGCGGCTCCACCTCTTCCCCGGTTGCTATAGTAATCTCCCCTGCCTCTCCAGTCACCAGGCCGCCCAGGAGTCAGACGTCACAAG ACAAGCGCTCTACCTCCACTATGAACCTGAAACAGACTGACTCAGTCATCAACAAGCGTCTCTCCTCATCCTCTGCCACCCTCCTTAACTCTCCCGAGAAAA CTCGCCGCTCATTGGCCGCCCCCGTGGACAGCGCTGTCCTCAGTCGCCTGCTCACACCCACCCAGGCCTCGCTAGCTAGAAGCAAGAGTGCCGCGGCCCTGTCCGGCGAAGGATCCGACGTCCAAG AGTTTCACCTGTGTCCTCGTTCAGCGTCTGCCAGCCAGCTGCATCCCCCGGCCCGACCCCTGCGCAGTCGCAGCAGTGATCGGAAGAAAGGCCCGACCACATCGGCGTCTGCGGATGCTATCTCCGACATGACCGAG AAAGTTGAGAAGGAGAAGCGTTACACATCACCATTAGGAAAACGCCCTGCCTCACCTTCCAGGCGTCATCGATCCCCCTCTCCTGCACCGCCTGCTAACACCCTCCCAAGAGCGCCCTCACCTGGAGCAGCCAA GCAGAGTCCACGGTCTCGCCCTCCTTCCCCCAGTGGCTTGAAACAGCGTCCTCCTTCCCCTCAGCCTTCTGCCACATCCAAACCTCCACCCATACAAAAACCTGCTCTCACTCCCACCGGCCCCCCTACTCTACGCAAGAGGGACTCCAAGCCAAAGGATACGTCTCCCATGATGCCCGTCACCCCGCAGTCTCCAGAAACCACAGCACCTAGCCCAGTGCCCACAGCCAAGACCAAAGAGG aatcCAATCCCAAAGCCCTGCCAGGTACCAACTCGGCTGCAGAAGCTTCCAAGATCCTTGCAGAAAACCGACGTCTGGCACGTgagcagaaagagaaagaagaacaaCTGCGCATACAgaaggaagaggaggagag GCTTAGGAAAGAGGAGGAGAAGCGACAGGCAGAGGAGGATCGTTTGAGGCGTGAGGAGGAGGAGAAGAGGCTAGCAGAGGAGCGGAAGGTAGAAGAGGAGGAACAGGCACAAAAAGCGGAGGAGGAGAGAAAGCAAGCCGAACTGGAGGAGCTGCAAATACAGGCCGAGCTGCAGAAAGAG CGCGAGGAGACTGAAGCAAAGGCCCTAGAGGAGGCAGAGAAACAACGTCAAGAGAGAGAGCGCATTATGCAACAAAACCAACAGGAGCGTATTGAGAGGAAGAAG AGAATTGATGAAATTATGAAGAGAACCAGAAAAACAGACCAAACCGATTTTAAG gGTGATGAAGGCATTCCTGATGAAAATGGAGATGATGCTGATGACGAAATAGACTGTGAAAATAAGG AGAACCAGGCATTTGCGTCAGAGAAGAGTGTGGAGTCTGTGGAGGAGCCCGTTTCCAGTTTAAATGGACAAACACATCTGGACAGTAAAGAAAACAGCATTGGACCCAACACAGAGGATCCTTCAATGGACAG TCCTCCTCCAAAGTCCTGTCTGATGGAGGGCTCCGAGTTTGTCAATGAGGACTCAACGGTAGACGTGGTGGCAGGGCTGAACGGTAAAGGTGGACCCTGGAGCTTTGAGGAGCTGATTGATCTGGGCGTTCATGCGAAAAGCAAACCTCTTATTGATGATGGGAGCCCTGAGGGGCCCAGAGTGGCCTTTGAAGAGAAAACAAGCTCCATCCATCCAATCCCGCCTATCGAAGCACTATCCG AGATGTGA
- the map7d3 gene encoding ensconsin isoform X3 encodes MAEGATSLKGLRAQMAAQAQAQAEERRSQAGNSPTPTGPANTTKSQTRPVIDGAALRIDDKIRVAKERREEQEKQQALRDSQILERERRTRLQVERQMEEKQKKLDEQRRKEEQRRVAVEEKRKQKLEEEKEHYEAVMRRTLERSQRVEQRQKRWSWGGLSDSDNKNDKRSTSTMNLKQTDSVINKRLSSSSATLLNSPEKSAKRRSSSLNRLPSNAPQAPKEAHKQPQVEKTGPILKKRSSSLSRVGVKTQPATKAEKTTANESARRSLAAPVDSAVLSRLLTPTQASLARSKSAAALSGEGSDVQEFHLCPRSASASQLHPPARPLRSRSSDRKKGPTTSASADAISDMTEKVEKEKRYTSPLGKRPASPSRRHRSPSPAPPANTLPRAPSPGAAKQSPRSRPPSPSGLKQRPPSPQPSATSKPPPIQKPALTPTGPPTLRKRDSKPKDTSPMMPVTPQSPETTAPSPVPTAKTKEESNPKALPGTNSAAEASKILAENRRLAREQKEKEEQLRIQKEEEERLRKEEEKRQAEEDRLRREEEEKRLAEERKVEEEEQAQKAEEERKQAELEELQIQAELQKEREETEAKALEEAEKQRQERERIMQQNQQERIERKKRIDEIMKRTRKTDQTDFKGDEGIPDENGDDADDEIDCENKENQAFASEKSVESVEEPVSSLNGQTHLDSKENSIGPNTEDPSMDSPPPKSCLMEGSEFVNEDSTVDVVAGLNGKGGPWSFEELIDLGVHAKSKPLIDDGSPEGPRVAFEEKTSSIHPIPPIEALSEM; translated from the exons CTGCGCAAGCGCAGGCGCAGGCAGAAGAACGGCGCAGTCAGGCAGGGAACAGCCCAACGCCTACAGGTCCAGCCAACACAACAAAGAGCCAGACAAGGCCAG TCATTGATGGGGCAGCCCTCAGAATAGACGACAAAATCCGAGTGGCcaaagagagaagagaagagcaGGAGAAGCAACAAG CATTGCGCGACTCCCAGATCCTGGAGCGAGAGCGCAGGACCCGGCTACAGGTGGAGAGACAGATGGAAGAGAAGCAGAAGAAGCTGGATGAGCAGCGGAGAAAGGAGGAACAGAGGAGAGTTGCGGTGGAGGAGAAGAGGAAACAGAAATTAGAGGAAGAAAAG GAACACTATGAAGCTGTGATGAGACGCACACTGGAGCGTAGCCAGCGAGTAGAGCAGAGACAGAAGAGGTGGTCCTGGGGTGGACTCTCAGATTCAGACAACAAAAACG ACAAGCGCTCTACCTCCACTATGAACCTGAAACAGACTGACTCAGTCATCAACAAGCGTCTCTCCTCATCCTCTGCCACCCTCCTTAACTCTCCCGAGAAAA GTGCAAAGCGGAGAAGTTCATCTCTCAACCGGTTGCCTAGCAATGCCCCTCAGGCCCCTAAAGAAGCACATAAGCAGCCTCAGGTGGAAAAGACAG GCCCAATCCTGAAGAAGCGAAGCTCCTCCCTCTCTCGAGTAGGGGTTAAAACACAGCCCGCCACCAAAGCAGAGAAAACCACGGCCAACGAATCAG CTCGCCGCTCATTGGCCGCCCCCGTGGACAGCGCTGTCCTCAGTCGCCTGCTCACACCCACCCAGGCCTCGCTAGCTAGAAGCAAGAGTGCCGCGGCCCTGTCCGGCGAAGGATCCGACGTCCAAG AGTTTCACCTGTGTCCTCGTTCAGCGTCTGCCAGCCAGCTGCATCCCCCGGCCCGACCCCTGCGCAGTCGCAGCAGTGATCGGAAGAAAGGCCCGACCACATCGGCGTCTGCGGATGCTATCTCCGACATGACCGAG AAAGTTGAGAAGGAGAAGCGTTACACATCACCATTAGGAAAACGCCCTGCCTCACCTTCCAGGCGTCATCGATCCCCCTCTCCTGCACCGCCTGCTAACACCCTCCCAAGAGCGCCCTCACCTGGAGCAGCCAA GCAGAGTCCACGGTCTCGCCCTCCTTCCCCCAGTGGCTTGAAACAGCGTCCTCCTTCCCCTCAGCCTTCTGCCACATCCAAACCTCCACCCATACAAAAACCTGCTCTCACTCCCACCGGCCCCCCTACTCTACGCAAGAGGGACTCCAAGCCAAAGGATACGTCTCCCATGATGCCCGTCACCCCGCAGTCTCCAGAAACCACAGCACCTAGCCCAGTGCCCACAGCCAAGACCAAAGAGG aatcCAATCCCAAAGCCCTGCCAGGTACCAACTCGGCTGCAGAAGCTTCCAAGATCCTTGCAGAAAACCGACGTCTGGCACGTgagcagaaagagaaagaagaacaaCTGCGCATACAgaaggaagaggaggagag GCTTAGGAAAGAGGAGGAGAAGCGACAGGCAGAGGAGGATCGTTTGAGGCGTGAGGAGGAGGAGAAGAGGCTAGCAGAGGAGCGGAAGGTAGAAGAGGAGGAACAGGCACAAAAAGCGGAGGAGGAGAGAAAGCAAGCCGAACTGGAGGAGCTGCAAATACAGGCCGAGCTGCAGAAAGAG CGCGAGGAGACTGAAGCAAAGGCCCTAGAGGAGGCAGAGAAACAACGTCAAGAGAGAGAGCGCATTATGCAACAAAACCAACAGGAGCGTATTGAGAGGAAGAAG AGAATTGATGAAATTATGAAGAGAACCAGAAAAACAGACCAAACCGATTTTAAG gGTGATGAAGGCATTCCTGATGAAAATGGAGATGATGCTGATGACGAAATAGACTGTGAAAATAAGG AGAACCAGGCATTTGCGTCAGAGAAGAGTGTGGAGTCTGTGGAGGAGCCCGTTTCCAGTTTAAATGGACAAACACATCTGGACAGTAAAGAAAACAGCATTGGACCCAACACAGAGGATCCTTCAATGGACAG TCCTCCTCCAAAGTCCTGTCTGATGGAGGGCTCCGAGTTTGTCAATGAGGACTCAACGGTAGACGTGGTGGCAGGGCTGAACGGTAAAGGTGGACCCTGGAGCTTTGAGGAGCTGATTGATCTGGGCGTTCATGCGAAAAGCAAACCTCTTATTGATGATGGGAGCCCTGAGGGGCCCAGAGTGGCCTTTGAAGAGAAAACAAGCTCCATCCATCCAATCCCGCCTATCGAAGCACTATCCG AGATGTGA
- the map7d3 gene encoding ensconsin isoform X8 yields the protein MAEGATSLKGLRAQMAAQAQAQAEERRSQAGNSPTPTGPANTTKSQTRPVIDGAALRIDDKIRVAKERREEQEKQQALRDSQILERERRTRLQVERQMEEKQKKLDEQRRKEEQRRVAVEEKRKQKLEEEKEHYEAVMRRTLERSQRVEQRQKRWSWGGLSDSDNKNDKRSTSTMNLKQTDSVINKRLSSSSATLLNSPEKTRRSLAAPVDSAVLSRLLTPTQASLARSKSAAALSGEGSDVQEFHLCPRSASASQLHPPARPLRSRSSDRKKGPTTSASADAISDMTEKVEKEKRYTSPLGKRPASPSRRHRSPSPAPPANTLPRAPSPGAAKQSPRSRPPSPSGLKQRPPSPQPSATSKPPPIQKPALTPTGPPTLRKRDSKPKDTSPMMPVTPQSPETTAPSPVPTAKTKEESNPKALPGTNSAAEASKILAENRRLAREQKEKEEQLRIQKEEEERLRKEEEKRQAEEDRLRREEEEKRLAEERKVEEEEQAQKAEEERKQAELEELQIQAELQKEREETEAKALEEAEKQRQERERIMQQNQQERIERKKRIDEIMKRTRKTDQTDFKGDEGIPDENGDDADDEIDCENKENQAFASEKSVESVEEPVSSLNGQTHLDSKENSIGPNTEDPSMDSPPPKSCLMEGSEFVNEDSTVDVVAGLNGKGGPWSFEELIDLGVHAKSKPLIDDGSPEGPRVAFEEKTSSIHPIPPIEALSEM from the exons CTGCGCAAGCGCAGGCGCAGGCAGAAGAACGGCGCAGTCAGGCAGGGAACAGCCCAACGCCTACAGGTCCAGCCAACACAACAAAGAGCCAGACAAGGCCAG TCATTGATGGGGCAGCCCTCAGAATAGACGACAAAATCCGAGTGGCcaaagagagaagagaagagcaGGAGAAGCAACAAG CATTGCGCGACTCCCAGATCCTGGAGCGAGAGCGCAGGACCCGGCTACAGGTGGAGAGACAGATGGAAGAGAAGCAGAAGAAGCTGGATGAGCAGCGGAGAAAGGAGGAACAGAGGAGAGTTGCGGTGGAGGAGAAGAGGAAACAGAAATTAGAGGAAGAAAAG GAACACTATGAAGCTGTGATGAGACGCACACTGGAGCGTAGCCAGCGAGTAGAGCAGAGACAGAAGAGGTGGTCCTGGGGTGGACTCTCAGATTCAGACAACAAAAACG ACAAGCGCTCTACCTCCACTATGAACCTGAAACAGACTGACTCAGTCATCAACAAGCGTCTCTCCTCATCCTCTGCCACCCTCCTTAACTCTCCCGAGAAAA CTCGCCGCTCATTGGCCGCCCCCGTGGACAGCGCTGTCCTCAGTCGCCTGCTCACACCCACCCAGGCCTCGCTAGCTAGAAGCAAGAGTGCCGCGGCCCTGTCCGGCGAAGGATCCGACGTCCAAG AGTTTCACCTGTGTCCTCGTTCAGCGTCTGCCAGCCAGCTGCATCCCCCGGCCCGACCCCTGCGCAGTCGCAGCAGTGATCGGAAGAAAGGCCCGACCACATCGGCGTCTGCGGATGCTATCTCCGACATGACCGAG AAAGTTGAGAAGGAGAAGCGTTACACATCACCATTAGGAAAACGCCCTGCCTCACCTTCCAGGCGTCATCGATCCCCCTCTCCTGCACCGCCTGCTAACACCCTCCCAAGAGCGCCCTCACCTGGAGCAGCCAA GCAGAGTCCACGGTCTCGCCCTCCTTCCCCCAGTGGCTTGAAACAGCGTCCTCCTTCCCCTCAGCCTTCTGCCACATCCAAACCTCCACCCATACAAAAACCTGCTCTCACTCCCACCGGCCCCCCTACTCTACGCAAGAGGGACTCCAAGCCAAAGGATACGTCTCCCATGATGCCCGTCACCCCGCAGTCTCCAGAAACCACAGCACCTAGCCCAGTGCCCACAGCCAAGACCAAAGAGG aatcCAATCCCAAAGCCCTGCCAGGTACCAACTCGGCTGCAGAAGCTTCCAAGATCCTTGCAGAAAACCGACGTCTGGCACGTgagcagaaagagaaagaagaacaaCTGCGCATACAgaaggaagaggaggagag GCTTAGGAAAGAGGAGGAGAAGCGACAGGCAGAGGAGGATCGTTTGAGGCGTGAGGAGGAGGAGAAGAGGCTAGCAGAGGAGCGGAAGGTAGAAGAGGAGGAACAGGCACAAAAAGCGGAGGAGGAGAGAAAGCAAGCCGAACTGGAGGAGCTGCAAATACAGGCCGAGCTGCAGAAAGAG CGCGAGGAGACTGAAGCAAAGGCCCTAGAGGAGGCAGAGAAACAACGTCAAGAGAGAGAGCGCATTATGCAACAAAACCAACAGGAGCGTATTGAGAGGAAGAAG AGAATTGATGAAATTATGAAGAGAACCAGAAAAACAGACCAAACCGATTTTAAG gGTGATGAAGGCATTCCTGATGAAAATGGAGATGATGCTGATGACGAAATAGACTGTGAAAATAAGG AGAACCAGGCATTTGCGTCAGAGAAGAGTGTGGAGTCTGTGGAGGAGCCCGTTTCCAGTTTAAATGGACAAACACATCTGGACAGTAAAGAAAACAGCATTGGACCCAACACAGAGGATCCTTCAATGGACAG TCCTCCTCCAAAGTCCTGTCTGATGGAGGGCTCCGAGTTTGTCAATGAGGACTCAACGGTAGACGTGGTGGCAGGGCTGAACGGTAAAGGTGGACCCTGGAGCTTTGAGGAGCTGATTGATCTGGGCGTTCATGCGAAAAGCAAACCTCTTATTGATGATGGGAGCCCTGAGGGGCCCAGAGTGGCCTTTGAAGAGAAAACAAGCTCCATCCATCCAATCCCGCCTATCGAAGCACTATCCG AGATGTGA